In one window of Janthinobacterium sp. 1_2014MBL_MicDiv DNA:
- a CDS encoding LacI family DNA-binding transcriptional regulator codes for MSAAVPSSLPTETVSISAVAAHAGVSVATVSRVMNEQSGVRAPTRAKVLASVAALGYRMNHLARSLRTAESRMLLTMVPDVGNPFYAQIVRGIDTVAREHGYFVLLCDTGADAGRERSYFDLLRMHRADGAICLDPDTVQHALSHESVSLPWVACCEFDPGVAVPYVGIDNHRAASDAVAHLLSRGHTRIGLINSDERYLYARQRQQGYFDTLAAAGLPVQPQWVHTVQSLDYAAGTQATLEMMAGPDAPTAIFAVSDTLAIGVLSALRQLHKRVPEDVAVIGFDDIAIAAQMAPGLTTIAQPMRELGETAARLLLQRLADPAANVPGVLLQHRLILRGSA; via the coding sequence ATGTCAGCAGCCGTTCCATCATCTTTGCCCACAGAAACCGTCTCCATCAGCGCCGTTGCCGCGCATGCGGGCGTGTCGGTGGCCACCGTCTCGCGCGTCATGAACGAGCAGAGCGGGGTGCGGGCACCCACGCGCGCGAAGGTGCTGGCGTCCGTGGCGGCCCTCGGCTACCGCATGAACCACCTGGCGCGCAGCCTGCGCACGGCCGAGAGCCGCATGCTGCTGACCATGGTGCCCGACGTGGGCAACCCGTTTTATGCGCAGATCGTGCGCGGCATCGACACGGTGGCGCGCGAGCACGGCTATTTCGTGCTGCTGTGCGACACGGGCGCCGACGCGGGCCGCGAGCGCTCGTATTTCGACTTGCTGCGCATGCACCGCGCCGATGGCGCCATCTGCCTCGATCCGGACACGGTGCAGCATGCCTTGTCGCATGAGTCGGTGAGCCTGCCATGGGTGGCGTGCTGCGAATTCGATCCCGGCGTGGCCGTGCCGTATGTGGGCATCGACAACCACCGCGCCGCCTCGGACGCCGTCGCGCATTTGCTGTCGCGCGGCCACACGCGCATCGGCCTGATCAATTCGGACGAGCGCTACCTGTATGCGCGGCAACGCCAGCAAGGCTACTTCGACACCCTGGCCGCCGCCGGCCTGCCCGTGCAGCCGCAGTGGGTGCACACGGTGCAAAGCCTCGATTACGCAGCGGGCACGCAGGCGACGCTGGAAATGATGGCCGGGCCCGATGCGCCGACGGCCATCTTTGCCGTCTCCGACACCCTGGCCATCGGCGTGCTCAGCGCGCTGCGCCAGTTGCACAAGCGCGTGCCGGAAGACGTGGCCGTCATCGGCTTCGACGATATCGCCATCGCCGCGCAGATGGCGCCGGGCCTGACCACCATCGCGCAGCCGATGCGCGAGCTGGGCGAGACGGCGGCGCGCCTGCTGCTGCAACGCTTGGCGGACCCGGCGGCCAATGTGCCGGGCGTGCTGCTGCAACATCGATTAATTCTGCGAGGGAGTGCATAG
- a CDS encoding ABC transporter permease, with protein MQPARTDTTVSTGATGASIARLGARIKGFGPVLGLLALCIAGTLLNGDFATLDNLMNVLTRTAFIGIIAVGMTFVIISGGIDLSVGSMAALIAGCMIYFMNALAQGAGGNLAPITMLVLGIAMALVLGAGFGLMHGLLISKGNIEPFIVTLGTLGIFRAVLTYLADGGALTLDATLSELYSPVYYTSVLGAPIPIWIFLFVAAAGAIILNRTTFGRHVQAIGSNEQVARYAAINVDKVKIATYMLLGICVGIATVLYVPRLGSATPTTGLLWELEAIAAVVVGGTALKGGEGRIVGTVIGAILLSVISNILNLTSIISVYLNAAVQGVVIIAVAFLQRGRK; from the coding sequence ATGCAACCGGCACGCACTGACACCACTGTATCCACCGGCGCCACCGGTGCCAGCATCGCCAGACTGGGCGCGCGCATCAAGGGTTTCGGCCCCGTGCTGGGCTTGCTGGCCCTGTGCATCGCGGGCACCTTGCTCAACGGCGACTTCGCCACCCTCGACAACCTGATGAACGTGCTCACGCGCACGGCCTTCATCGGCATCATCGCCGTCGGCATGACCTTCGTCATCATCTCGGGCGGCATCGACTTATCGGTGGGCTCGATGGCGGCCCTGATCGCCGGCTGCATGATTTACTTCATGAACGCGCTGGCGCAAGGCGCGGGGGGCAACCTGGCGCCGATCACCATGCTGGTGCTGGGCATTGCCATGGCCCTGGTATTGGGCGCCGGCTTCGGCCTGATGCATGGCTTGTTGATCAGCAAGGGCAATATCGAGCCGTTCATCGTCACCCTGGGCACGCTCGGCATCTTCCGCGCCGTGCTGACGTATTTGGCCGACGGCGGCGCGCTGACCCTGGACGCCACCCTGTCCGAGCTGTACAGCCCCGTCTACTACACGAGCGTGCTGGGCGCGCCGATCCCGATCTGGATCTTTTTATTCGTCGCGGCGGCCGGCGCCATCATCCTCAACCGCACGACCTTTGGCCGCCACGTGCAGGCGATTGGTTCCAACGAGCAAGTGGCGCGCTATGCGGCCATCAATGTCGACAAGGTGAAGATCGCCACCTACATGCTCTTGGGTATCTGCGTGGGCATCGCCACCGTGCTGTACGTGCCGCGCCTGGGCTCGGCCACGCCGACGACGGGCTTGCTGTGGGAACTCGAGGCCATCGCCGCCGTCGTCGTCGGCGGCACGGCCCTGAAGGGCGGCGAGGGGCGCATCGTCGGCACCGTGATCGGCGCCATTTTATTGTCCGTGATCAGCAATATCCTGAATTTGACCAGCATCATCAGTGTCTACCTGAATGCCGCAGTGCAAGGCGTGGTGATCATCGCCGTCGCCTTCCTGCAGCGAGGCCGCAAATAA
- a CDS encoding sugar phosphate isomerase/epimerase family protein, which produces MKTIQGPAIFLAQFLGDEPPFDSLEHLAQWAAGLGYKGLQLPTAPRLFDLQQAAASQQYCDDVVALLARHGLQVTELSTHLQGQLIAVHPAYDALFDGFAPEQVRGDSTARTAWATQQLLWAATASQRLGLKAHVTFSGALAWPYLYPWPQRPAGLVETAFAELAKRWLPILDAFDAAGVDLCYELHPGEDLHDGVTFERFLAAVNDHPRASILYDPSHFVLQQLDYLAFIDIYHARIKAFHVKDAEFRPNGRQGVYGGYGDWQDRAGRFRSLGDGQIDFKAIFSKMAQYDFPGWAVLEWECCLKHPEDGAAEGARFIREHIIHVAEHAFDDFAGSAVDQDQIHHLLGLK; this is translated from the coding sequence ATGAAAACCATCCAGGGCCCGGCCATCTTCCTGGCCCAGTTTCTCGGCGACGAGCCGCCGTTCGACTCGCTCGAGCACCTGGCGCAATGGGCGGCCGGCCTGGGCTACAAGGGCTTGCAGCTGCCGACGGCGCCGCGCCTGTTTGATCTGCAACAAGCGGCCGCCAGCCAGCAGTATTGCGACGACGTGGTGGCCCTGCTGGCGCGCCACGGCTTGCAGGTGACGGAATTGTCGACGCACTTGCAGGGCCAGCTGATCGCCGTGCATCCCGCCTACGACGCGCTGTTCGACGGCTTTGCGCCCGAGCAGGTGCGCGGCGACAGCACGGCCCGCACGGCCTGGGCCACGCAGCAGCTGCTGTGGGCGGCCACCGCCTCGCAGCGCCTGGGGCTCAAGGCGCATGTGACGTTTTCCGGCGCCCTGGCCTGGCCCTACTTGTACCCGTGGCCGCAGCGCCCGGCCGGCCTGGTGGAAACGGCATTTGCCGAGCTGGCGAAACGCTGGCTGCCCATCCTCGACGCCTTCGACGCGGCCGGCGTGGACCTCTGCTATGAACTGCATCCGGGCGAGGACTTGCACGACGGCGTGACCTTCGAGCGTTTCCTGGCCGCCGTCAACGACCATCCGCGCGCGTCCATCTTGTACGACCCCAGCCACTTCGTGCTGCAGCAGCTCGACTACCTGGCCTTCATCGACATCTACCATGCGCGCATCAAGGCGTTCCATGTCAAGGATGCGGAATTCCGGCCGAACGGGCGCCAGGGCGTGTATGGCGGCTATGGTGACTGGCAGGACCGGGCCGGGCGCTTCCGCTCGCTGGGCGACGGGCAGATCGACTTCAAGGCGATCTTTTCGAAGATGGCGCAATACGATTTCCCCGGCTGGGCCGTGCTGGAATGGGAATGCTGCCTGAAGCATCCCGAGGATGGCGCGGCCGAGGGCGCGCGCTTCATCCGCGAACACATCATCCACGTGGCTGAGCACGCGTTCGACGATTTCGCCGGCAGCGCGGTTGACCAGGATCAAATTCATCACTTGCTTGGCTTGAAATAA
- a CDS encoding sugar ABC transporter ATP-binding protein, whose product MSVAVGFEGVCKDFGPVRVLHGVSFRLAPGRVYGLLGENGAGKSTLMKILAGYEAVSEGQLLIDGQPQRFASSRAAEAAGIVLIHQEFNLAEHLTVAQNMFLGHEKTKGWLLDEASMREQAARYLKQVGLAVSPDTKIRDLIVAEKQLVEIAKALSRRARFLIMDEPTATLTSSETQRLFAVMAQLKSDGVTILYISHKLDEVERNTDEVIVMRDGRFVTREPTASLTRQQMANLMVGRELSDMFPAKVALAPDAPVLLKVDGLSVPGWSKNLSFEVRAGEVLGFAGLVGAGRTESFEALLGLRARSAGMIHLNGRPVDIRSPRQAMQHGMTYLSEDRKGKGLHVHLGLRENLTMMTMERYARPWLDVAGEKAALARAVLDFNIRTGDLDSRARMLSGGNQQKLALAKYLHSDPRVVVLDEPSRGVDVGAKRDIYFLIHRLAAEGRAVIVISSELIELIGLCHRVAVMRAGTLQATLAADHLTEEELIAHATGTH is encoded by the coding sequence GTGAGCGTTGCCGTCGGTTTCGAGGGGGTCTGCAAGGATTTCGGCCCCGTGCGCGTGCTGCATGGCGTCAGTTTCCGCCTGGCGCCAGGGCGCGTGTATGGCTTGCTGGGCGAAAACGGCGCCGGCAAGTCGACCCTGATGAAAATCCTTGCCGGCTATGAAGCCGTGAGCGAAGGCCAGCTGCTGATCGATGGCCAGCCCCAGCGCTTTGCCAGCTCGCGCGCCGCCGAAGCGGCCGGCATCGTGCTGATCCACCAGGAATTCAACCTGGCCGAACACCTGACGGTGGCGCAGAACATGTTCCTCGGCCACGAGAAAACGAAGGGCTGGCTGCTCGACGAGGCGTCCATGCGCGAGCAGGCAGCGCGCTACCTGAAACAGGTGGGCCTGGCCGTGTCGCCCGATACGAAGATCCGCGACCTCATCGTGGCCGAGAAGCAACTGGTGGAAATCGCCAAGGCCCTGTCGCGCCGCGCCCGCTTCCTGATCATGGACGAGCCGACGGCCACGCTGACGTCGTCGGAAACCCAGCGCCTGTTCGCCGTGATGGCGCAGCTCAAAAGCGACGGCGTGACCATCCTCTATATTTCCCACAAGCTCGATGAAGTGGAGCGCAATACGGACGAGGTTATCGTCATGCGCGACGGGCGTTTCGTCACGCGCGAGCCGACGGCCAGCCTCACGCGCCAGCAGATGGCGAACCTGATGGTGGGGCGCGAATTGTCCGACATGTTCCCGGCCAAAGTGGCGCTGGCACCCGACGCGCCCGTGCTCCTGAAAGTCGATGGGCTCAGCGTGCCGGGCTGGTCCAAAAACCTGTCGTTCGAGGTGCGCGCGGGTGAAGTGCTGGGCTTTGCGGGCCTGGTGGGCGCGGGGCGCACGGAATCGTTCGAAGCCTTGCTGGGCTTGCGTGCGCGCAGCGCGGGCATGATCCATCTCAATGGCCGGCCCGTGGATATCCGCAGCCCCAGGCAAGCGATGCAGCACGGCATGACCTACCTGAGCGAAGACCGCAAGGGAAAAGGCTTGCACGTGCACCTGGGCTTGCGCGAAAACCTCACCATGATGACGATGGAGCGCTATGCGCGGCCGTGGCTCGATGTGGCAGGGGAAAAGGCGGCGCTGGCCAGGGCGGTGCTGGATTTCAATATCCGCACGGGCGACCTCGACAGCCGCGCGCGCATGCTGTCCGGCGGCAACCAGCAAAAGCTGGCGCTGGCGAAATACCTGCATTCGGACCCGCGCGTCGTCGTGCTCGATGAACCGAGCCGCGGCGTGGACGTGGGCGCCAAGCGCGACATTTACTTTCTGATCCACCGCCTGGCCGCCGAAGGGCGCGCCGTGATCGTGATTTCCTCGGAATTGATCGAATTGATCGGCCTGTGCCACCGCGTGGCGGTGATGCGTGCCGGCACCTTGCAGGCCACCCTGGCCGCTGACCACCTGACTGAAGAGGAGTTGATTGCCCATGCAACCGGCACGCACTGA
- a CDS encoding substrate-binding domain-containing protein codes for MKSFIRVAGMAVLVMQAWALPSAQAAAPADKLVVGVAIPTATHSFTSGIVWWANQAKAELEKAHPGVKIIVKTAATAPEQANQLQDMLTVNKINTLVIFPIESASLTQPVAQVKNKGVYVTVVDRGLTNTQSQDAYIAGDNTAFGKLPAEYLAKSLNGKGNIVVLRGMPTTLDNERFDAFSGVMKGHPEIKVLDAKYGNWNRDDAFKVMQDYLTRFKHIDAVWAADDDMAIGVQKAIAQAKRTDIKQVFGGAGAKGAVKKIMDGSDPQIVADVSYSPKFMYDAIKLTTEARLKGEKLPANTIIPSVLITRENAKQFYFPNSPF; via the coding sequence ATGAAGAGCTTTATACGGGTAGCAGGGATGGCAGTGCTGGTGATGCAGGCGTGGGCGCTGCCGAGTGCGCAGGCGGCGGCGCCTGCGGACAAGCTGGTCGTCGGCGTGGCCATTCCCACGGCCACGCACAGTTTTACCTCGGGCATCGTGTGGTGGGCGAACCAGGCCAAGGCGGAGCTGGAAAAAGCCCATCCCGGCGTAAAGATCATCGTCAAGACGGCCGCCACCGCGCCCGAGCAGGCGAACCAGTTGCAGGATATGTTGACGGTGAACAAGATCAACACCCTGGTCATCTTTCCCATCGAGTCGGCCTCGCTGACGCAGCCCGTCGCGCAAGTGAAGAACAAGGGCGTGTATGTGACCGTGGTGGACCGTGGCTTGACGAACACGCAGTCGCAGGATGCCTATATCGCGGGCGACAACACGGCCTTCGGCAAGCTGCCGGCCGAATACCTGGCGAAAAGCCTGAACGGCAAGGGCAATATCGTCGTGCTGCGCGGCATGCCGACCACGCTCGACAACGAGCGCTTCGACGCATTTTCCGGCGTGATGAAGGGCCATCCCGAGATCAAGGTGCTCGATGCCAAGTACGGCAACTGGAACCGCGACGATGCCTTCAAGGTCATGCAGGATTACCTGACCCGCTTCAAGCACATCGACGCCGTCTGGGCCGCCGATGACGACATGGCCATCGGCGTGCAGAAAGCCATCGCGCAGGCCAAGCGCACGGACATCAAGCAAGTGTTCGGCGGCGCGGGCGCGAAAGGCGCCGTGAAGAAGATCATGGATGGTTCCGACCCGCAGATCGTGGCCGATGTATCCTATTCGCCGAAGTTCATGTACGACGCCATCAAGCTGACGACGGAAGCACGGCTGAAAGGTGAAAAATTGCCGGCCAACACCATCATCCCGTCGGTGCTGATCACGCGCGAGAACGCCAAGCAGTTTTACTTTCCGAACTCGCCTTTTTAA